The Desulfatiglans anilini DSM 4660 genomic sequence GTGGGATGCCGCCGTGTCTTACTGCGAAAAGCTCGAACTGGGCGGCTACACCGACTGGCGGCTCCCCGGGCGTTACGATCTGGTTTCAATCGCGGACAGCGGCCGGTTCTCTCCGTCCATCCACCCGGTTTTCGACTGCCACCCCGACAATTACTGGTCGAACACGATCTACCTCTACTACCCCGGCTCGGCGTGGTATGTGAATTTCAAATACGGGTACGCCGGATGGAACTACAAGAGCTATGGCGGGTACGTCCGCTGCGTGCGGGAAGACCGCTGAAGCCTGTCGGGGTATTGACGCTTTAAACGGCATTCTTGGGAGGTGTGAACATGAAGATTCTGGTCGTGTATTATTCATTGTATGGTCACGTGCTCCAATTGGCGCGCGCGGTGGAAAAGGGCGCGGCCGGGGTGGCCGGCGTCGAAGCGGTCGTGCGCCGCGTCCCCGAATTCCCGGATGTCAGGGAAGAGATCCAGAAGTCGGAGCATGCGAGGGCCGTCTGGGAGCAGCACAAGGACATCCCCGAATGCACCCTTGAAGATCTCGCCGAAGCGGAAGGCATCCTCTTCGGCACCCCGACGCGGTACGGCAACATGGTGGCCCAGATGAAGCGTCTCATCGACCGGACGCCGGGACTCTGGATGCAAGGAGCCTTCGAAGGCAAGCCCGCCGGGATCATCACCTCGACCGCCTCGACCCACGGTGGGCAGGAAACGACGCCCTTTACGATGATGGCGCCGCTGCTGCATCTCGGGATGCTGATCGTGGGCGTACCGTACTCCACCCCCGGAATGCTCCACAATGAGGCCCGCGGGGGGTCGCCTTACGGGCCGTCGACCATCGCCGGCCAGAAAAATGAACTCAAACCGGCGCCCGAAGACCTCCAGATCGCAGAGGTCCTCGGGCGCCGGGTCGCAGAAATCGCCTTGAAGCTCAGAGGGTAGCAGTGTGTTGAGAAACGGCTGGATACAAGGACTGCGAAATCCCGTGGACTGAGGCGCACGGGTGAATGCACTGCAGCGCCACGCGGAAAGTTCTTCCGCTGCCTTAAAACAAGCCCAGTTCCACCGCGCGCGGCACGGCTGAGGGGAATTTCTTCTTCAGCATCTCCATCTCGGCCGCATCCCTCACCATGCGGATGTCCTCGATGTGCCAGCCGGGAACGACCATGACGCCGTAAAGCCCCCAGTCATAGACGGGGTGCTCCTGTTTGACGAAGCCCATCCATGTCCCGGCAGGAATCAACTGCTGCATGACCTGGCCCCTGTCCGCTTCCGGACCCAGGACCACCTCTTCCCAGGTGCCATCGGCGTAGAGGAGCAGTTGAATCATCGGGGCCCCCGCATGATACAGGAGCACCTCATCAGATGTGAGGATATGCCAGGGGTCGATCGGGACTTCTCTCGTCATCAAGTAATAGATGAGAGAGGCCGCCGCCCGCTCCTTCTCCACCGACGCCGAGAAAGATGACGCATAGGTGACCTTGTAGAACCCGGGACA encodes the following:
- a CDS encoding DUF1566 domain-containing protein produces the protein MYRKIFLFFVFWPAYLLPGGFEPMAWVLPEPVQRECYDLEGKRLPCPNLGDLLSNKDELRQKVDPAFRDNGDGTVLDFKTGLVWQKGDDGLMRAWDAAVSYCEKLELGGYTDWRLPGRYDLVSIADSGRFSPSIHPVFDCHPDNYWSNTIYLYYPGSAWYVNFKYGYAGWNYKSYGGYVRCVREDR
- the wrbA gene encoding NAD(P)H:quinone oxidoreductase; amino-acid sequence: MKILVVYYSLYGHVLQLARAVEKGAAGVAGVEAVVRRVPEFPDVREEIQKSEHARAVWEQHKDIPECTLEDLAEAEGILFGTPTRYGNMVAQMKRLIDRTPGLWMQGAFEGKPAGIITSTASTHGGQETTPFTMMAPLLHLGMLIVGVPYSTPGMLHNEARGGSPYGPSTIAGQKNELKPAPEDLQIAEVLGRRVAEIALKLRG
- a CDS encoding cupin domain-containing protein → MKGWVDCAAVFLILAIAGGCASARHEGRLSAAEVIAGLKLEAMPDEACPGFYKVTYASSFSASVEKERAAASLIYYLMTREVPIDPWHILTSDEVLLYHAGAPMIQLLLYADGTWEEVVLGPEADRGQVMQQLIPAGTWMGFVKQEHPVYDWGLYGVMVVPGWHIEDIRMVRDAAEMEMLKKKFPSAVPRAVELGLF